ACTGTGTCATGAGTCACTGTGTCTTTGTAGACAGGCAGGGCATCGGTCAATGGGAGTTAAGTTAGTGGGCCTATGGGCACAATTAAATAGGTGAACTGTGTCATGAGTCACTGTGTCTTTGTAGACAGGCAGGGCATCGGTCAAGGGTGCCTGGAACAATTCGTTCTTGATAGCAATTGAGAATACTGCTCCAACCGGCTCTTTACTGCGCTAGTGTGGAACGAGTTTGCCTGGGTAATTGCCTATCACTATACGAAATCGTGGGTGGATGATGGTTTCAGTCCTTATTGCACCTGTAGCTGTTATTGGCTTCTATAACCGCCGTTTGGTGAAATGCTTTCTGCGCGTTTATTATCGACAATCTGTCGATGTCACATGGGATGACGTCATGGATGTCTGTAATATAACGCCGAGAGTCTGACCGAATGTGTCTAGGGGGATCATTTTCCATCAAAATTTGATGATTATGATGGGATGACATGCCACCAGCAATACTTAATGTTGCTTGACAGACCGCGCCCTGGTTTCCTTGTGCAAGTGATCCACGTCACTTGTTATCTTGACATTCGACTGAGATGTCGAGTTCCATCCTTACTTCCTTAGTAAATGAAGTGAATAGTGACACTGTTGATTTGTAAGTTgataattgtaacttttttcAGTTGTATCTTctctttctttatattttatttgattttttagttttgaatCTTAACTTAAGAGAATATAAACagtaaaaataagaagaaattgACATTGACCATTTTTAGTGTCAAATAATATATATCAATAGAGAAAAAATAGCTTCCCTGCTGTATCCGTCTAGATCCGATTCCGGTTTCAGTGGACCAATGGTCATGATAAAATCTTTTTAGAATCTAATAATATGCTTTTGTGGTTCTAAGTCAAATATATTGATGACTTGTATGATGAGGCTATAGGTACTAACTCTCTATGTAATCAAAAGACTAGACAAATTTAGACgtttgactagtcaatagttaaGTTTAGACTACTTTCTTCTGGTGCAAATACTATAaagtagtattttaaaatatatattttccgaGAATAAACTCTATAAAAAGCCTTTAAtaactttcttttaattttagagAAATTGTACGATATGCGAAGACTCTGGATAAAACAAGACCTTTGACTGCTTCCTTAAATGTAGAAATAGACAAAGATAAATTGGTAACATTACtccaagaaaaaacaaatatattcacACTTTATAATAAACACAATTATTTTCGTAATTGAAGGCCCAATTTTTGgatattattagttttaatcGTTACAATGCCTGGTATCGTAACCCCGGACACTTGGATATGATAACAAAAGCTGTTAAAGATGAGGCTACCAATTGGTGGCTGAAATATAATCGACCTATTATAATGTCGGAATATGGAGCCGATACAATGGAAGGTTTACATGCGGTAATCAATAAATACTTAACTGCTAAAAttgaatatattattaaaaatatcattttcttttatagttaCCAGAATATCTTTGGTCTGAAGATTATCAGATGATGTTGTTGGGCAAACATTTTAAGGCTTTCGATGAATTGCGTGAACAAAAATGGTTTATTGGTGAATTTGTATGGAATTTTGCAGATTTTAAAACAGAACAAAGTGTGTAACATATTAGTAAATTAAACATAACTAATAttgacttttttaataaatgattttCTTACAGCTATTACTCGTGTGGGTGGCAATAAGAAAGGTATATTTACCCGCAATCGCCAACCTAAGACATCAGCCCATTTGTTACGCAAACGTTATTATAGTTTATGCAGTGAATTTTTTGAATGTGAAGCACCTAgtgatttacttttttaaacaattttcacacTGATGTTATAACGTTGTAACATTAATTTCGGtgcttttagtttttaagtatttaaataataatgtaatcaagcacaaataaaaatatttcttactcGCAGCATTGAAGCACATACAAACTAATAAcataataaagatttaaatggtatttataaaattatatatattttcttacattttgtAATTGTTATTCTTATATTTTAGAGTACACTATTCAACACAATTGATCAGTCTTGTATTATTTGTTATAGATTACACATCATCTTTCCCTGTGTCTGGTTctattattttcaaacattcaTCTGCAAATTCCAAAAATAGTGGTTCATGCATCGCCGCTCGAATGGCTTTCCAAGCATTTGGTGCTGTATCGATTTCCTTTAATAAATTCCTTAAGTGAGGATTATAAAGAAGATTCTTAAGGTCATCACTTGAGCCTAAAAAAGATTAGACAAAAAAAGATTAGATACAAAACATATTTCTGTCGTGATTCTGATATGGGCATTTCCATGAAAAGGTAAACCacgactgaaaaaataaaactcttataacttctgcatttttaaagataattcaacaaaatttggtAGATGATCTTTTgtgaaatcggtctatttttACACCTCGCAGACATGTAAACGGACCGGAAAATATAACTATTTAGCTCATAATTCGCTTCAAAAATCGGCAGATCTAAAATGAACCTAAACCTTTATGCCGATTTTCATAACGATTGGagctcatttgaccctagttccAGGAGAAAAATCGGCATATTTTTATCCATATTTTGGAAAACAAGGTTCCGAATGGAATGATTCCTTTTGCAAATATAGTATTCTTTAAGTGGAACAGAATGATAAAATTGTTTACCAagtacttttaatttttcaaaatctataccACTCTGAAGGCGTGCGAAAGTCACATACAACTGcatggaattgcccatatgGATAAAACGTTTTTGTTTGATCAAAATACCtttatttatcaatgaaatatgttcGTTTTGGAAATTTTCGCAATTTGATCTTATATGGCAGCTTTGACAAATAACGGACCGATCGGGAAAAAATTTGTGGAATAGTTTATTTATACCCGAAAcatttttatgtcaaattttagcccaataactttataattcaacgaaatatgtgcgtttaagtgattttcgaagTGGGAGTTatatgggaactatgaccaaCAATACGGACAATAGAGGCAATTTCCCCTTTTATGTAGCTCGCGTTTTTGCCAGCTTAGAGCTGTCACAAAACTAtaaactttggtgaaaaaccaatgaaattaacataagcatgtcattgaacgatatcggtttatttttgacatccaaatatcggatttttattgcatctataaataatattagatatagttcatagttgtcaaaactgaacaacatccctccaatgacacgctaatgtaaaattcataggtttttacCAAAATTGGAAGTTCTTCatgtatgttatttgtggtgaaaattctacttcttttttatcactttttttgctgggtatttaaTACATTACTTCGAATAACTGTTcgtaatgagttttttttattaatcggGTGCTTTCGTTTTATCTCAGAGTGAGAATATGTTTTTAACTTGGGGAGaacataaaatactcacgatataacctggagGAGACTATTAAAACTCtaatatatactggtggagaccattaaaacactaaaacttatttctggtggAGACCTAGTAATACGTTTGATTTTATTAAGATCGGTGCTCTAACTTCCTTTATGAAGGCAATATGATAATAAAAAACCACCAACCCGAAtcaatttaatcaatttttatgatttttaacatacttgATCCCtggcagaaaaaaattaacctgtaacaaatttcatcaaattatcttttgtagttttcgagaaaCGCACTtaagaattacgaaaaaaaacgtaattttgtTCAAGGTAGCTTTTTTCAAACTTGTTCACGAAGAGATATATAGActacaattaaaaacaagtaagaagttatagtcgggcgaggcagaccatataataccctacacctgtaaacgaataaaatgtgatttagttttcataataaagcatttaagttgaatgcTTTATTATGCTCAGATATCCTAAagtcatttactgtttaataaaactgtggatatttaagacaaattttgatggggggctttttagaggggctagggtcaaatgaggccctataattataaagttcatcgggGTCataaagactagtatagaacttggttttgcagctttttgtcgaggtacgagtatattaaacataattatgaactcaaaAGACCTATTTGgagggttcagttctatgtgtcctaggtgaaataatgggctGATGTTAACTATTATCAAtgggcttcgtctacagtaccatataTTTcgtcatgtgccaaatttcattgaattatctccaaaattgcgacctgtagtttaattacaaggtttactaGCTCTATTCGGGgatttcagttgtatgggggctaggtgaaataatggaccgatgtcaatcattttcaataggctacgtctacggtataatagaagatcatgtgccaaattttattgaattatctccaaaattgtgatctgtagtttgattacaatgtttacaagccctatttgggatacagttgtatgggggctagatgaagtaatggaccgatcttaaccattttcaatagggttcgtccctgggaccaTGTAAAAGACCATGTTCAGacattgcggcctgtagtttgattacaatgtttacatggttTACGAAAGTTTTGCTTCTTCTGATCATTTCAAAACTTCTCAGAAATATAGGTAAGTGATAcaagttttaaattgttaagCAGTCAGTAATTCATCTGAAACTCTTGCCGCCAAATTATTAGCCAAAAGATTGGCCGGCAACCAGTGTAGCAAAATAAGAATGcacttttttgttgtatataaaacatacctagttctattagtttttcCTGTGGCACAGTGTCCTCCGTTTTAAATGACTCATAGACTGTAGGTTCATTAATCTCATTGGAGCATTCTTTGACTTCTGCAGCATTTATTTTCCCATTTAGTTTATCCAAACATTGTGGCGATTCTTTGTGTTGTTTATAGCAAACTAGGGAACAACTTTTGAGGagaaaatatcttaatttagaaatctaaatgttttaaaaatgcttgtTACA
The window above is part of the Lucilia cuprina isolate Lc7/37 chromosome 6, ASM2204524v1, whole genome shotgun sequence genome. Proteins encoded here:
- the LOC111679350 gene encoding zinc finger HIT domain-containing protein 3 — protein: MTECIVCKQITNKYKCPKCCEPYCSLVCYKQHKESPQCLDKLNGKINAAEVKECSNEINEPTVYESFKTEDTVPQEKLIELGSSDDLKNLLYNPHLRNLLKEIDTAPNAWKAIRAAMHEPLFLEFADECLKIIEPDTGKDDV